A single genomic interval of Gouania willdenowi chromosome 10, fGouWil2.1, whole genome shotgun sequence harbors:
- the LOC114470622 gene encoding progesterone receptor-like — translation MAFNSDTRETPSSANMDPRNRLNADDSSYACPSTELSKAVSASLGLDPVSSPLANMNQSSSSVFQDCDPAVANSSQGAAAGNSAEYRLVLGEDDFGEVCQGIQQVSCMALFRSGEADRAQPMPSCGPVVPRYVCKESTVFVNSACDTLAPSAVVPFKTYSARSTLYGDAPDGWCATERAYGDQPEPQRRRPTGHLFACKYCNCGQTSTGATPECHCMWYSGAEQQQQGAKGGLRIGAAMAQGYGQVESYLSVIPQGQSAFSSIKTESPLWVNYTDGRMRHDDFFPGVYLSDRRVCQVCGDDASGCHYGAVTCGSCKVFFKRAAAGKQNHLCASRNDCTIDKLRRKNCASCRLKRCFMSGMSLKGRRLKGGGHARNGEEEQQLAVWRHGEREDGVGRKDAMFEPGNAAAISQSVSEVGVTSIPPTLRSCLSLLNILQAIEPTVVNAGHDPAQPDSPASLLTSLNELGERQLVTVVRWAKAMPGFRDMHMDDQMSVIQLSWMGVMVFALGWRSYTLTNSSMLYFAPDLVFNDKRMHVSSMYEHCQRMKVLSQKFCMLKVTQEEFLCMKALVFFSILPMEGLKNQRCFDELRTSYIKELDRLASRRGETTRTQRLFQLTQLLDYLQSIVRNLHQFTYDLFIQAQALPNPVNFPEMISEIVSVHVPKILSGMVKPILFHNTA, via the exons ATGGCCTTTAACTCCGACACGAGGGAAACACCGAGCTCTGCCAATATGGACCCGCGGAACCGCTTGAACGCCGATGATAGTAGTTACGCGTGTCCGAGCACTGAACTGAGCAAGGCAGTGTCAGCGTCCCTGGGCTTGGACCCAGTGTCCTCTCCGCTCGCCAACATGAACCAGAGCTCCAGTAGCGTCTTCCAGGACTGCGACCCCGCCGTGGCCAACAGTTCCCAGGGAGCGGCTGCGGGGAATTCGGCTGAATACCGGCTCGTCCTGGGGGAGGACGACTTCGGGGAGGTGTGTCAGGGTATACAACAGGTGAGCTGCATGGCTCTGTTCAGATCGGGCGAGGCTGACCGTGCGCAACCCATGCCCTCATGTGGACCAGTGGTGCCCAGATACGTCTGTAAAGAATCAACAGTGTTCGTGAACTCCGCGTGTGACACCCTGGCTCCCTCTGCTGTGGTCCCGTTTAAAACCTACTCTGCCCGGTCCACTCTGTACGGGGACGCACCGGATGGGTGGTGCGCAACCGAGCGCGCATACGGAGATCAGCCGGAGCCCCAGAGGAGAAGACCCACCGGACACCTCTTCGCGTGTAAATACTGTAACTGTGGACAAACGTCTACAGGAGCCACACCAGAATGTCACTGTATGTGGTACAGTGGGGCCGAACAGCAGCAGCAAGGTGCCAAAGGTGGTTTGCGCATAGGCGCAGCTATGGCGCAAGGATACGGACAAGTGGAAAGTTACCTGAGCGTGATCCCTCAAGGACAATCCGCTTTTTCCAGCATAAAGACCGAGTCTCCACTTTGGGTAAACTACACGGATGGCAGAATGAG GCATGATGATTTCTTTCCAGGAGTGTACCTGTCGGACAGGAGAGTGTGCCAGGTGTGTGGCGATGACGCCTCAGGCTGCCACTACGGGGCTGTGACCTGCGGCAGCTGCAAAGTCTTCTTTAAGAGGGCCGCAGCAG gcaagCAGAACCACTTGTGTGCCAGCCGAAACGACTGCACTATCGACAAGCTCAGGAGGAAGAACTGTGCCTCGTGTCGCTTAAAGAGGTGCTTCATGTCAGGAATGAGCCTCAAAG GTCGCAGGCTGAAAGGAGGCGGACACGCCAGGAACGGAGAGGAGGAGCAACAGTTGGCTGTCTGGCGACACGGGGAACGAGAGGACGGGGTCGGGAGGAAAGATGCAATGTTTGAACCCGGAAATGCAGCTGCCATCAGTCAAAGTG TATCAGAGGTTGGGGTTACCAGCATCCCACCCACCCTGCGCTCCTGCCTCTCCCTGTTAAATATCCTGCAGGCGATCGAGCCGACCGTAGTCAATGCTGGACACGACCCCGCCCAGCCAGATAGCCCTGCGTCCTTGCTCACCAGCCTCAATGAGCTGGGCGAGCGACAGCTGGTAACTGTGGTGCGCTGGGCCAAGGCTATGCCAG GTTTCCGTGATATGCACATGGACGATCAGATGTCTGTGATTCAGCTGTCATGGATGGGGGTGATGGTGTTCGCGCTGGGGTGGAGGTCCTACACACTCACTAACAGCTCCATGCTTTACTTTGCCCCAGATTTGGTTTTCAATGA CAAGAGGATGCACGTGTCAAGCATGTATGAGCACTGTCAGAGGATGAAGGTGCTCTCCCAGAAGTTCTGCATGCTTAAAGTGACCCAGGAGGAGTTCCTCTGCATGAAGGCCCTGGTCTTCTTCAGCATCT TACCAATGGAGGGCCTGAAGAACCAGCGCTGTTTTGATGAGCTGCGGACCTCCTACATCAAGGAACTGGACCGCTTGGCCAGCCGCCGCGGAGAGACCACCCGTACGCAAAGGCTGTTCCAGCTCACGCAGCTGTTGGACTACCTCCAATCA ATCGTGAGGAACTTGCACCAGTTTACCTACGACCTCTTCATCCAAGCCCAAGCCCTGCCGAACCCTGTCAACTTCCCAGAGATGATCTCAGAGATTGTGAGCGTCCATGTGCCAAAGATCCTCTCAGGCATGGTCAAACCAATCCTTTTCCACAACACTgcctag
- the LOC114471071 gene encoding moesin-like isoform X2 has product MQVKSLPSGEGNTTGHTLINVRVTTMDAELEFAILPSTTGKQLFDQIVKTIGLRETWFFGLQYQDSKGFSTWLKLNKRVTAQDVKRDNPLLIKFRAKFYPEDVADELIQEATQRLFFLQVKESILNDDIYCPPETAVLLASYAVQVKHGDFRKDYHVPGYLSREKLLPQRVLEQHKLNKNQWEERIQVWHEEHKRILREDAMVEYLKIAQDLEMYGVNYFSIKNKKGSELWLGVDALGLNIYDKKDKMTPKIGFPWSEIRNISFNDKKFLIKPIDKKAPDFVFYVPRLRINKRILALCMGNHDLYMRRRKPDTIEVQQMKAQAKEEKSKRQMERALLENEKKKRENAEKETEKIARETMELMERLRQIEEQTKRAQDELEEQTRRALELEKERTMAQEEAERLEKDCRAAVEAKAALLQHSETQNNNQENLATELADLTSKISQLEDAKKKKDEEAKSWQKRALMVETDLERTKEELKSKLMGVHIQDSVHSHIHDHDETDESSAEASAELTLPGMVRDRSEEERMTETQKNQRLQKNLKFLCSELAAAVDESKKTPNDLIHAENVKAGRDKYKTLRQIRQGNTKQRIDEFESM; this is encoded by the exons ATAAATGTCCGAGTCACCACCATGGATGCAGAGCTGGAGTTTGCCATTCTGCCCAGCACTACAGGCAAACAGCTTTTTGACCAG ATAGTGAAGACTATTGGCCTGAGGGAAACATGGTTCTTTGGTCTCCAGTATCAGGACAGCAAAGGCTTTTCTACCTGGCTCAAGCTGAACAAGAGG GTGACTGCCCAAGACGTGAAAAGAGACAACCCTTTGTTAATAAAGTTCAGGGCCAAGTTTTACCCTGAAGATGTTGCAGACGAGCTGATCCAGGAGGCAACGCAGCGCCTCTTCTTCCTGCAG GTAAAAGAAAGCATCCTCAACGATGACATTTACTGCCCTCCTGAGACTGCGGTGCTCTTGGCTTCGTACGCCGTCCAAGTCAAACACGGAGACTTCCGAAAAGATTATCACGTACCAGGATATCTCTCCAGAGAAAAATTGCTGCCACAAAG AGTACTGGAGCAGCACAAGCTGAATAAGAATCAGTGGGAAGAAAGAATCCAGGTGTGGCATGAAGAGCACAAAAGGATTCTGAG AGAGGATGCAATGGTGGAGTACCTGAAGATAGCCCAGGACCTGGAGATGTATGGGGTCAACTACTTCAGCATTAAGAACAAGAAAGGGTCTGAGCTGTGGTTGGGAGTGGATGCACTGGGGCTGAACATCTATGACAAAAAGGACAA GATGACTCCAAAGATTGGCTTCCCTTGGAGTGAGATCAGAAACATTTCCTTCAATGACAAGAAATTTCTCATCAAGCCAATTGACAAAAAAGCTCCg GACTTTGTTTTCTACGTACCCCGCCTTCGCATCAACAAACGAATCCTTGCTCTGTGCATGGGGAATCACGACCTGTACATGCGCAGGCGTAAACCTGACACCATTGAGGTGCAGCAGATGAAGGCCCAGGCCAAGGAGGAGAAGAGCAAGAGGCAAATGGAGAG GGCTTTGCTCGAGAATGAGAAAAAGAAGCGAGAAAACGCTGAGAAGGAAACAGAGAAGATTGCTCGTGAGACCATGGAACTGATGGAAAGATTGAGACAGATTGAAGAGCAGACAAAAAGAGCTCAAGATG AGCTGGAGGAGCAGACTCGTAGAGCACTTGAattagagaaagaaagaacaatgGCTCAGGAGGAGGCTGAGCGCTTGGAAAAAGACTGCAGAGCTGCAGTTGAGGCTAAGGCAGCCCTTCTGCAGCACTCAGAGACCCAGAACAATAACCAAGAAAACCTG GCCACTGAGCTGGCAGATCTCACCTCAAAGATTTCTCAGCTGGAGGACGCCAAGAAGAAAAAGGATGAGGAGGCAAAAAGTTGGCAGAAAAGG GCGCTGATGGTAGAGACGGACCTTGAGCGAACCAAAGAGGAGTTGAAGTCTAAACTGATGGGTGTCCACATTCAGGATTCAGTCCATTCCCACATACACGACCACGATGAGACAGATGAGAGCAGTGCCGAGGCCAGTGCTGAGCTGACTCTTCCTGGCATGGTGCGGGACCGAAGTGAAGAAGAAAGAATGACAGAGACCCAGAAGAACCAAAGGCTGCAAAAGAACCTGAAG tTCTTGTGCAGCGAGCTggctgcagcagtagatgagaGCAAGAAGACCCCCAATGACCTAATCCACGCAGAAAATGTGAAAGCAGGCCGGGACAAATACAAGACCCTACGTCAGATTCGTCAGGGCAATACTAAACAACGAATTGATGAATTTGAGTCCATGTGA
- the LOC114471071 gene encoding moesin-like isoform X3 has product MSTINVRVTTMDAELEFAILPSTTGKQLFDQIVKTIGLRETWFFGLQYQDSKGFSTWLKLNKRVTAQDVKRDNPLLIKFRAKFYPEDVADELIQEATQRLFFLQVKESILNDDIYCPPETAVLLASYAVQVKHGDFRKDYHVPGYLSREKLLPQRVLEQHKLNKNQWEERIQVWHEEHKRILREDAMVEYLKIAQDLEMYGVNYFSIKNKKGSELWLGVDALGLNIYDKKDKMTPKIGFPWSEIRNISFNDKKFLIKPIDKKAPDFVFYVPRLRINKRILALCMGNHDLYMRRRKPDTIEVQQMKAQAKEEKSKRQMERALLENEKKKRENAEKETEKIARETMELMERLRQIEEQTKRAQDELEEQTRRALELEKERTMAQEEAERLEKDCRAAVEAKAALLQHSETQNNNQENLATELADLTSKISQLEDAKKKKDEEAKSWQKRALMVETDLERTKEELKSKLMGVHIQDSVHSHIHDHDETDESSAEASAELTLPGMVRDRSEEERMTETQKNQRLQKNLKFLCSELAAAVDESKKTPNDLIHAENVKAGRDKYKTLRQIRQGNTKQRIDEFESM; this is encoded by the exons atgtcaaCC ATAAATGTCCGAGTCACCACCATGGATGCAGAGCTGGAGTTTGCCATTCTGCCCAGCACTACAGGCAAACAGCTTTTTGACCAG ATAGTGAAGACTATTGGCCTGAGGGAAACATGGTTCTTTGGTCTCCAGTATCAGGACAGCAAAGGCTTTTCTACCTGGCTCAAGCTGAACAAGAGG GTGACTGCCCAAGACGTGAAAAGAGACAACCCTTTGTTAATAAAGTTCAGGGCCAAGTTTTACCCTGAAGATGTTGCAGACGAGCTGATCCAGGAGGCAACGCAGCGCCTCTTCTTCCTGCAG GTAAAAGAAAGCATCCTCAACGATGACATTTACTGCCCTCCTGAGACTGCGGTGCTCTTGGCTTCGTACGCCGTCCAAGTCAAACACGGAGACTTCCGAAAAGATTATCACGTACCAGGATATCTCTCCAGAGAAAAATTGCTGCCACAAAG AGTACTGGAGCAGCACAAGCTGAATAAGAATCAGTGGGAAGAAAGAATCCAGGTGTGGCATGAAGAGCACAAAAGGATTCTGAG AGAGGATGCAATGGTGGAGTACCTGAAGATAGCCCAGGACCTGGAGATGTATGGGGTCAACTACTTCAGCATTAAGAACAAGAAAGGGTCTGAGCTGTGGTTGGGAGTGGATGCACTGGGGCTGAACATCTATGACAAAAAGGACAA GATGACTCCAAAGATTGGCTTCCCTTGGAGTGAGATCAGAAACATTTCCTTCAATGACAAGAAATTTCTCATCAAGCCAATTGACAAAAAAGCTCCg GACTTTGTTTTCTACGTACCCCGCCTTCGCATCAACAAACGAATCCTTGCTCTGTGCATGGGGAATCACGACCTGTACATGCGCAGGCGTAAACCTGACACCATTGAGGTGCAGCAGATGAAGGCCCAGGCCAAGGAGGAGAAGAGCAAGAGGCAAATGGAGAG GGCTTTGCTCGAGAATGAGAAAAAGAAGCGAGAAAACGCTGAGAAGGAAACAGAGAAGATTGCTCGTGAGACCATGGAACTGATGGAAAGATTGAGACAGATTGAAGAGCAGACAAAAAGAGCTCAAGATG AGCTGGAGGAGCAGACTCGTAGAGCACTTGAattagagaaagaaagaacaatgGCTCAGGAGGAGGCTGAGCGCTTGGAAAAAGACTGCAGAGCTGCAGTTGAGGCTAAGGCAGCCCTTCTGCAGCACTCAGAGACCCAGAACAATAACCAAGAAAACCTG GCCACTGAGCTGGCAGATCTCACCTCAAAGATTTCTCAGCTGGAGGACGCCAAGAAGAAAAAGGATGAGGAGGCAAAAAGTTGGCAGAAAAGG GCGCTGATGGTAGAGACGGACCTTGAGCGAACCAAAGAGGAGTTGAAGTCTAAACTGATGGGTGTCCACATTCAGGATTCAGTCCATTCCCACATACACGACCACGATGAGACAGATGAGAGCAGTGCCGAGGCCAGTGCTGAGCTGACTCTTCCTGGCATGGTGCGGGACCGAAGTGAAGAAGAAAGAATGACAGAGACCCAGAAGAACCAAAGGCTGCAAAAGAACCTGAAG tTCTTGTGCAGCGAGCTggctgcagcagtagatgagaGCAAGAAGACCCCCAATGACCTAATCCACGCAGAAAATGTGAAAGCAGGCCGGGACAAATACAAGACCCTACGTCAGATTCGTCAGGGCAATACTAAACAACGAATTGATGAATTTGAGTCCATGTGA
- the LOC114471071 gene encoding moesin-like isoform X5, which yields MQSWSLPFCPALQANSFLTRVLEQHKLNKNQWEERIQVWHEEHKRILREDAMVEYLKIAQDLEMYGVNYFSIKNKKGSELWLGVDALGLNIYDKKDKMTPKIGFPWSEIRNISFNDKKFLIKPIDKKAPDFVFYVPRLRINKRILALCMGNHDLYMRRRKPDTIEVQQMKAQAKEEKSKRQMERALLENEKKKRENAEKETEKIARETMELMERLRQIEEQTKRAQDELEEQTRRALELEKERTMAQEEAERLEKDCRAAVEAKAALLQHSETQNNNQENLATELADLTSKISQLEDAKKKKDEEAKSWQKRALMVETDLERTKEELKSKLMGVHIQDSVHSHIHDHDETDESSAEASAELTLPGMVRDRSEEERMTETQKNQRLQKNLKFLCSELAAAVDESKKTPNDLIHAENVKAGRDKYKTLRQIRQGNTKQRIDEFESM from the exons ATGCAGAGCTGGAGTTTGCCATTCTGCCCAGCACTACAGGCAAACAGCTTTTTGACCAG AGTACTGGAGCAGCACAAGCTGAATAAGAATCAGTGGGAAGAAAGAATCCAGGTGTGGCATGAAGAGCACAAAAGGATTCTGAG AGAGGATGCAATGGTGGAGTACCTGAAGATAGCCCAGGACCTGGAGATGTATGGGGTCAACTACTTCAGCATTAAGAACAAGAAAGGGTCTGAGCTGTGGTTGGGAGTGGATGCACTGGGGCTGAACATCTATGACAAAAAGGACAA GATGACTCCAAAGATTGGCTTCCCTTGGAGTGAGATCAGAAACATTTCCTTCAATGACAAGAAATTTCTCATCAAGCCAATTGACAAAAAAGCTCCg GACTTTGTTTTCTACGTACCCCGCCTTCGCATCAACAAACGAATCCTTGCTCTGTGCATGGGGAATCACGACCTGTACATGCGCAGGCGTAAACCTGACACCATTGAGGTGCAGCAGATGAAGGCCCAGGCCAAGGAGGAGAAGAGCAAGAGGCAAATGGAGAG GGCTTTGCTCGAGAATGAGAAAAAGAAGCGAGAAAACGCTGAGAAGGAAACAGAGAAGATTGCTCGTGAGACCATGGAACTGATGGAAAGATTGAGACAGATTGAAGAGCAGACAAAAAGAGCTCAAGATG AGCTGGAGGAGCAGACTCGTAGAGCACTTGAattagagaaagaaagaacaatgGCTCAGGAGGAGGCTGAGCGCTTGGAAAAAGACTGCAGAGCTGCAGTTGAGGCTAAGGCAGCCCTTCTGCAGCACTCAGAGACCCAGAACAATAACCAAGAAAACCTG GCCACTGAGCTGGCAGATCTCACCTCAAAGATTTCTCAGCTGGAGGACGCCAAGAAGAAAAAGGATGAGGAGGCAAAAAGTTGGCAGAAAAGG GCGCTGATGGTAGAGACGGACCTTGAGCGAACCAAAGAGGAGTTGAAGTCTAAACTGATGGGTGTCCACATTCAGGATTCAGTCCATTCCCACATACACGACCACGATGAGACAGATGAGAGCAGTGCCGAGGCCAGTGCTGAGCTGACTCTTCCTGGCATGGTGCGGGACCGAAGTGAAGAAGAAAGAATGACAGAGACCCAGAAGAACCAAAGGCTGCAAAAGAACCTGAAG tTCTTGTGCAGCGAGCTggctgcagcagtagatgagaGCAAGAAGACCCCCAATGACCTAATCCACGCAGAAAATGTGAAAGCAGGCCGGGACAAATACAAGACCCTACGTCAGATTCGTCAGGGCAATACTAAACAACGAATTGATGAATTTGAGTCCATGTGA
- the LOC114471071 gene encoding moesin-like isoform X4, producing the protein MDAELEFAILPSTTGKQLFDQIVKTIGLRETWFFGLQYQDSKGFSTWLKLNKRVTAQDVKRDNPLLIKFRAKFYPEDVADELIQEATQRLFFLQVKESILNDDIYCPPETAVLLASYAVQVKHGDFRKDYHVPGYLSREKLLPQRVLEQHKLNKNQWEERIQVWHEEHKRILREDAMVEYLKIAQDLEMYGVNYFSIKNKKGSELWLGVDALGLNIYDKKDKMTPKIGFPWSEIRNISFNDKKFLIKPIDKKAPDFVFYVPRLRINKRILALCMGNHDLYMRRRKPDTIEVQQMKAQAKEEKSKRQMERALLENEKKKRENAEKETEKIARETMELMERLRQIEEQTKRAQDELEEQTRRALELEKERTMAQEEAERLEKDCRAAVEAKAALLQHSETQNNNQENLATELADLTSKISQLEDAKKKKDEEAKSWQKRALMVETDLERTKEELKSKLMGVHIQDSVHSHIHDHDETDESSAEASAELTLPGMVRDRSEEERMTETQKNQRLQKNLKFLCSELAAAVDESKKTPNDLIHAENVKAGRDKYKTLRQIRQGNTKQRIDEFESM; encoded by the exons ATGGATGCAGAGCTGGAGTTTGCCATTCTGCCCAGCACTACAGGCAAACAGCTTTTTGACCAG ATAGTGAAGACTATTGGCCTGAGGGAAACATGGTTCTTTGGTCTCCAGTATCAGGACAGCAAAGGCTTTTCTACCTGGCTCAAGCTGAACAAGAGG GTGACTGCCCAAGACGTGAAAAGAGACAACCCTTTGTTAATAAAGTTCAGGGCCAAGTTTTACCCTGAAGATGTTGCAGACGAGCTGATCCAGGAGGCAACGCAGCGCCTCTTCTTCCTGCAG GTAAAAGAAAGCATCCTCAACGATGACATTTACTGCCCTCCTGAGACTGCGGTGCTCTTGGCTTCGTACGCCGTCCAAGTCAAACACGGAGACTTCCGAAAAGATTATCACGTACCAGGATATCTCTCCAGAGAAAAATTGCTGCCACAAAG AGTACTGGAGCAGCACAAGCTGAATAAGAATCAGTGGGAAGAAAGAATCCAGGTGTGGCATGAAGAGCACAAAAGGATTCTGAG AGAGGATGCAATGGTGGAGTACCTGAAGATAGCCCAGGACCTGGAGATGTATGGGGTCAACTACTTCAGCATTAAGAACAAGAAAGGGTCTGAGCTGTGGTTGGGAGTGGATGCACTGGGGCTGAACATCTATGACAAAAAGGACAA GATGACTCCAAAGATTGGCTTCCCTTGGAGTGAGATCAGAAACATTTCCTTCAATGACAAGAAATTTCTCATCAAGCCAATTGACAAAAAAGCTCCg GACTTTGTTTTCTACGTACCCCGCCTTCGCATCAACAAACGAATCCTTGCTCTGTGCATGGGGAATCACGACCTGTACATGCGCAGGCGTAAACCTGACACCATTGAGGTGCAGCAGATGAAGGCCCAGGCCAAGGAGGAGAAGAGCAAGAGGCAAATGGAGAG GGCTTTGCTCGAGAATGAGAAAAAGAAGCGAGAAAACGCTGAGAAGGAAACAGAGAAGATTGCTCGTGAGACCATGGAACTGATGGAAAGATTGAGACAGATTGAAGAGCAGACAAAAAGAGCTCAAGATG AGCTGGAGGAGCAGACTCGTAGAGCACTTGAattagagaaagaaagaacaatgGCTCAGGAGGAGGCTGAGCGCTTGGAAAAAGACTGCAGAGCTGCAGTTGAGGCTAAGGCAGCCCTTCTGCAGCACTCAGAGACCCAGAACAATAACCAAGAAAACCTG GCCACTGAGCTGGCAGATCTCACCTCAAAGATTTCTCAGCTGGAGGACGCCAAGAAGAAAAAGGATGAGGAGGCAAAAAGTTGGCAGAAAAGG GCGCTGATGGTAGAGACGGACCTTGAGCGAACCAAAGAGGAGTTGAAGTCTAAACTGATGGGTGTCCACATTCAGGATTCAGTCCATTCCCACATACACGACCACGATGAGACAGATGAGAGCAGTGCCGAGGCCAGTGCTGAGCTGACTCTTCCTGGCATGGTGCGGGACCGAAGTGAAGAAGAAAGAATGACAGAGACCCAGAAGAACCAAAGGCTGCAAAAGAACCTGAAG tTCTTGTGCAGCGAGCTggctgcagcagtagatgagaGCAAGAAGACCCCCAATGACCTAATCCACGCAGAAAATGTGAAAGCAGGCCGGGACAAATACAAGACCCTACGTCAGATTCGTCAGGGCAATACTAAACAACGAATTGATGAATTTGAGTCCATGTGA